GATCTGCTGTTAGCACATTTTCTTTTGTAATTTTGTAGGCAGCAAGCGTTGCGCTCCACTTCCCATCAAACAAGTCCTTTTTTAGGCCTAGTTCAATATTATTACCTCTAACTGGTTTAAAAGCCCTACCAAGATAATCTTGTCCTGATACAGGTAAAAAACTCTGATCATATAGGGAATAAACTGAAAAGTCTTTCATAATAGAATAACTTAGTCCAATGCGAGGACTGAACACGTTATCAGATACTTGCGCGGCTAGAGTTTTACCAACAGTTACCGCATGGGTAAAGCGGCCTGCAAGTGTTACTCGTAGTTTTTCGTCTAACATACGGATTTCATCTTGCAAATAAACACCTGTATAAGTTAGATTGGTTGCATAGGTATTGGCACCAGAACGGGACTGAATGCTTTTAGTCGTATAGTCAAAAACAGGAATATTTATGGCTGGAATACCGTAAACAGGATGAAAAACATTAAAAACTCCATTTTCACTATCTTTAGTTACCTGCGTTCTGATATCTTGTGGACCGTTAGTAAAATCTCCCCAGGTTTTCAAGTTACCCATATCAACGCCAGCCATAAATCTATTAATTATAGATCCAGTTTTAATATCTCCCATGATGCTAAATTGTGCATTTTTATTGATAGCCAATTCTTCACTCAAATTGTAATATCTAACAATATCACCGTTTTCTTTCATTGAACTTAACCACGTTGAACCGCCCTTTAAACCGTAATTCACATAGGCAATCTGACCGTTAATTTTCCAATTGTTATCTAGCTTATGGTTAAAATAAAGCGTTAAATTATGATCAGATAATTTACTTGGATCTAGCGCAGGATCGCCAATAAAAAAGCTTGGATCCAATTCGCCAAATCCATTTGGAGAGAAGCTGTAGTTTCCTAAAGATAATGCTTCAACATGTTGATGTGTATATTCAGCAGTGATTAATGTAGCACTGTCAATTTGATAGCTGATAACCGGTGCAATAACATATTTATCGTTGTAATTGTATTTATTAAAGCTTCCCTTAGACTGCGCTGCAAGATTTAAACGATACAATAAACGACCATCTTTAGTAATCTTACCATCAAGATCAACTGCTGCACGTCCTAAATTATATCCCCCTCCACTCAAAGTAACCGAACTACGGTTTTCGCCAGTGGGCTTTTTAGTTACGATGTTATAAATACCTCCGGGCTCACCATTGGCCATCATAAATCCAGATGGGCCTTTGATAAATTCAACTCTATCAATTGTTGCAGCATCTTCGTTAAGCGGACCCCATGGCATTTTCATGTTCATGCCATTACGGAATGCAGGTATCGTGGTACCGCGAGTAGAGATGTTAGCATATTGCGCATCCCAATGGCCAGTACGTGTTGTACCGCTCACATTACGAGTTATACCATCAACAATATCAAACGCCATTTGATCTGCAATTAGCTGACTGGTTACTACTTTAATGTTTTGTGGAATTTCAATTAAAGGAGATTGTAAACGCAAAGAAGGCGATACTTTATCTACCTTATATTTCTTTCTGCCTGTAGATATTTGAACATCATCTAGCTGAGACTTATTCTCATTCAAGGAGAAATCTGAGATCACTGTTCCCTTTGTTAAGGTGATTTGTTTTTCTTTAGGATACAAGCCTACGGCAGAAACTACAAGTGTATAGGTACCTGCTGGTACTTTACGGATGGAGTATGATCCATCTTCATCTGTTACGGCACCATAGGTGGTACCTTTTAATTTTACGGTTACCCCTTCGGCAATTGTACCATCTGATGTGGTTACTCTACCCCTGATACTTCCAGTAACCTGGGCAAATAATTGGCTGCCTGTAAGCAGCACTAAGAACAATACGAGTAAATGTTTCTTCATTATACTATTAAAAATTGATTAGAATTATTTGGCCGCAAAGTAAAGGCTATTTGAGCAGTTTACCAAACTATTTTTAATTAATCTAAATAGCCACCCTATCTGGAAGACTTTTTAGCAGCAACATTTTTAGATACATGTTGTAACAAGAATGTGATTTCACCAATGCCTTAGTTACATACAAAACCAAACAATACGCCTTTGAAGCCGTTATTATTACAGATATGATGAACAATAAAACGATAATCGTCTCCAACCGCTTGCCCGTTAAAATTATAGAACATAACGGAGAATACTTATTAAGCCCCAGTGAAGGGGGATTGGCTACCGGACTTGGATCCGTTTATAAAGAAGGTAATAACATCTGGATTGGATGGCCCGGAATTGAAGTACCGGAAGAAAGACAGGATGAAGTACGGAAGCAGCTTGCTGAGTTAAACCTCATTCCGGTTTTTTTAACTCCGGAAGAAATAAACCTTTATTATGAAGGTTTTTCTAATGAAATTTTATGGCCCGTATTTCACTACGTGGTTACTTACGCTAATTTTGAGCAAACTTACTGGGATTTTTACCAGCTGGTAAATGGTAAATTTGAAGCTGAACTTGCTGCACATGTTAGAGATGGTGATACCATTTGGGTACACGATTACCAGCTGATGCTGTTGCCTTCTTTAATTAGGGCTAAAGCGCCAAACGTTACCATCGGATTTTTTCAGCACATTCCTTTTCCTTCTTATGAAATATTCAGGCTGATACCCTGGCGTGAAGAACTGATACACGGGTTATTTGGTGCGGATTTGATCGGCTTTCATACTTTTGATGATGTGCGCCACTTTTTAAGCGCTGCCGCCAGACTTTCGCCTGCTAAGCTTTCTGATAATGTGATCACTTTTCAGGAACGCCAAATTGTTGTAGAGGCTTTTCCGATGGGAATAGATGATGCTAAATTTGAAGCCCTGGCCCAAAGTCCGCTTGTGGAAGAGCATATGAATTCTTTTAATGAGGGGCTGGACAATGGTAAAGTTATCCTTTCTATAGACCGACTGGATTATAGTAAAGGGATTTTACAGCGCTTGCAAGCTTACGAATTATTGCTGCAAACTAAGCCGCAGTGCATTGGCAAAATTTCATTTTATATGATTGTGGTTCCTTCAAGGGATACTGTGCCGCAATACCGCGAACTCCGAGAGCACATAGACCAATTAGTGGGTAACATTAACGCCAGGTACCGGACTTTAAACTGGCTGCCGGTACATTATTTTTACCGCTCGTTCTCGGTTGAATTTCTTTCTGCCTTGTACAGCACCGCAGATATTTGTTTGGTTACCCCGATGCGCGACGGCATGAACCTTGTAAGCAAAGAATATGTGGCCTCCCGCATCCATGATACCGGTGTACTTATTTTAAGTGAAATGGCGGGGGCTTCAAAAGAATTAAACGATGCCCTGATTGTAAACCCCAACAACATTGGGGAAATTGTAAAAACCATTTTGCAGGCACTAAATATGACTTTAGAAGAGCAGCACAGCAGAATGGCCAGCATGCGTGCTGTGGTTAAAAAATTTAATATCCACCTCTGGGTGAAAAACTTTATGGATAAATTAGAAGAAGTTAAAGTATTGCAGCAAAGCATGCTAACCAGATACGCCTCAATAAAGGTAAGGGAACAGATTGCTGAAGCTTATTCAAAAACTGATCAACGGTATATATTTTTGGACTATGATGGTACCTTAGTTGGTTTTCAGCCGGTTATAGATCAGGCGTCACCAGATCCTGAATTATACGAGCTGTTAAATGACTTGACCAGTGATTTGGCAAATAAAGTAATTATTATTAGTGGACGCCGCAATGAAACGCTGGAGAAGTGGTTTGGCCATTTAAAGCTGGACATGATTGCAGAGCATGGTGCCTGGCAAAAAAGATACGGAGAGGAATGGAAAAGCCTGCCATTGCTTACCGATAAATGGAAGCAGGAAGTGCGTACAGTTTTAGATACATATACCGATCGTACCCCGGGTTCTTTTATAGAAGATAAAAGTTACTCACTAGTTTGGCACTACAGAAAAGTGGAAGATGGTCTTGGCGAGCTTAGGGCGAGTGAGATCATTAACCACCTAAAGATGATTATTGCCGACAAAGGACTACAGTTGATGCCTGGAAATAAAGTAATAGAATTTAAGAACATAGAGGTAAATAAAGGTAAGGCTGCCCAGGGATGGATGCACGAAGCACATCCTGATTTTATACTGGCACTTGGGGATGACCACACGGACGAGGATATTTTTAAAGCCTTACCGGAAGATGCCTATACCATTAAGGTGGGCAGCAATATTTCTGCCGCAAGATACTTTTTAAGAAACCCTACGGAAGTGCGGCTACTATTGAAAAATCTGACAACGTTCGTCCCTCAGGGAAATTAAACATTCAGCGGTATTAAATTCATCTTTAATAGAAGCTTCGTCTCTTTTATAAGTGGCCTTAAGTTCTCTTCTGTTCTTGGCCTGAGAAAAACGCCTGATATCATCCTGGCTTTTTAAAATCAGGCCAGGAACTTGTTTGGGTTTGTGGTCTTCGCCAATGGCTACCATGGTAAAATAACTGGTATTGGTATGCTTAACCACGTGGGTACGTACATTTTCAGAAATAACTTTAATGCCAATAATCATAGAGGTTTTTCCGACATAATTTACGGAAGCCATCAAAGAAACCAGTTCCCCGACTTCTACAGGGGCCAGGAAGTCTACCACATCAATAGAGGCGGTAATGCAGTAGCCATCTGAATGTTTAGCTGCGCAAACGTAAGCTACTTTATCCATTAAACTTAATATGATTCCTCCGTGAATTTTGCCTCCAAAATTAGAGTATGATGGGATCATCAGCTCGGTGAGTGTGGTTTGAGAACTTTCTACTGTTTTATAATCTTGCATAGTATGCTGCAATTTACTGCAAATTTCCATTAATCAAAATGGTAGTTAAATTTATATATTTACGGCGTATGGAAACTCCTCAATCACTTCAGTTATTGTCTGCCATAGAGCAGCGGATATTGGGCTCGCTCATAGAAAAAAGTAAAGCGACACCTGATTATTACCCCATGACAATTTCTGCATTAACTGCAGCATGTAACCAAAAAACATCCCGTAATCCGGTGGTAAATTATGATGAAGAATCTATTGTGCTTACCCTGAATATGTTAAAAATAAAGGGCCTTGTAGGTACAGTATCTGGTGCAGGAAGTCGTGTGGTAAAGTATAAGCATAACCTGGCAATTGTTTATCCTTTGTTGCCTACCGAACTGGTTATCGTTTGTTTGTTACTGCTCCGCGGTCCGCTTACACCAGGAGAAATCAACACCAATTCTTCGCGTTTATATGAATTTGAAACCATCGAAGAAGTTAATGAGCTGTTACAAAAACTTGCTGCGGATGAGCCTGCTTATGTGGTTCAACTGCCTAAAAAAGCAGGCCAGAAAGAATCCAGGTACATGCATTTGTTTGGTGGAATACCAGAGGTTAATGAGCAGGAAGAGGTAGCCAATGACACTCCACAGTCTGCAAATACTACTGAACTGGAAGAACGCATAACGAAATTAGAAAAGGAAGTAGAGGAGCTAAAAGAATTGGTGAATTTATTGATGAACTAAAGATTTTAAGTGTCTAATCTCGCAGACAAAATAAGCTAGCAAATAACGTTTAATTCCGGGTATTTTAAGAAATGGATTACACTGGCAACCTGCTCAGTTCAATATCATCTGGGGTTACAAATATTAAGGGTACTTTTTCTATTTCTACGTAACTGGAATCCAGGCCAAAACTACGTTCTTCTGAAAGGCTTAAGCGTTTTAGCACAAAATAATAGTGCATCACAGTGCGCTCATAAAAACTCAGTTTGGCAAACTTAGACAAATGTTTTTCGAGCAAGACAAATCTGAAGTCACCCGCAATTTTATGTCTGTTTAAAGATTTATACTGACTGGTGATGTCTACCTCGCCATTTTTAACCAGCTCTTCAACTACTTTTCTGAACAGGAGGTTAACCCGCTGCTCTTCGCGAAAACCCAACTTGAAGTCGATCCGGATTAGTTTGCCCGGGATAAGAAATTCTACTTTATATTCTCTGCAAAAAGGCTCATCTACCACATCTACATGGACAAGCCAGTAAATATCGGCCCGCTTTGGCTCTTTTTGAAGGATAGAGTACATGATTTTGGACTCTATTTCTGTTTTGAAGTTAGCACTTGTCAGGTACACCAACTGAGATGAATATTTCGCTACAGTTTCGTCATCGCTCAGCTCACTGATGATCTGGTAATAATCGTCTATCTCCACGTACTTTACAAAGCGGTTTTTGATCTTGCGGGCGGCATACCAGCCCCACATCACGGTAAAAAGTAAGGAACCGATTAAAACAGTTACAAAACCGCCATGGAAAAACTTAGTCATGTTACCTACTAAAAATGCGAGTTCTAATAAACCATAAATGGTTAAAAACAGGACAACGATGTAGGTAGGGACTTTTTTTACCCGCATAAATACCGCGACTAAAATTGTAGTGGCCAGGAAAGTTAAATTGATGGCTAATCCGTAAGCACCTTCCATATCAATGGATCTTTTGAAGATGAGCACTACGATGATACACCCCGCACAAAGCAACCAGTTGATGGATGGCACATAGATTTGCCCTTTTTGATTGCTTGGATAATTGATTTTAACTTTTGGCCAAAGGTTTAACCTTACCGCCTCTGAAATGAGGGTAAAGGATCCCGTAATCATGGCCTGACTGGCAATAACGGCGGCAACTGTAGCCAGTGCAACCAAGGGTAGCAGGTACTGGTGAGGAACCAACTGGTAAAAAGGGTTAAGTTTATCGTTGTAATTTGGATGCGCCAATAACCATGCACCTTGCCCAAGGTAATTTAAGATTAAGGTGATTTTAACAAAAATCCAACTGATGCGGATGTTTTTTCTTCCGCAGTGACCGAGGTCTGAATACAAGGCTTCGGCTCCTGTAGTACATAGAAACACTCCACCGAGTATAACCAGGGCCATTGGGTTGGTGGAAATGAGCTGTACTGCATAATATGGATTGAGGGCCTTAAGCACGGAATAATCATGTACGATATATAGCAAGCCCAATACCCCAAGGGTTGCAAACCAAAGAAACATGATTGGACCGAACAACTTGCCCACCAGGCTGGTTCCAAATTGCTGGATCACAAAAAGAAAAATAATAATGGTTAATACAATAGGAATAATTTGCAGGCTTGGAAATTTTACCTGCAAGCCTTCTATTGCGGAGGTGACGGTAATGGAGGGCGTAATGATCCCATCTGCAAGTAAAGCACAACCACCTATAACGGCGGGTATAACCAGCCACTTTGCTTTTTTACGCACCAATGAATACAATGAAAAAATGCCCCCTTCTCCCCTGTTGTCTGCACGAAGGGTGATGACGACATACTTAATGGTAGTTTGCAATGTAAGGGTCCAGATGATGCAAGACAAGGCTCCAAGTACAAGTAGCGGAGTTATCGGCTGGCCACTATCGCTCACGGTATTAAAAATTGCCCTTAACGTATATAATGGAGATGTACCAATATCTCCATAAACAATGCCTAAACTAATGAGCAGGCCGCCTGCTGAGAGAGAATTTATATTTTTATGATCAGACATTTTATTCGTTCATCTTGCTATGGCAAATAAACAAAAAATAGAAGTAATTGTTAGAATTGGTGTTAAAATGTGTTAAATTACAAGAAACAAAACAAAAAGCTTGCTTAATCTGTATAATTATATATATTTTTGCTGCCATAAAGTATGAACAAAACGTCTAAAACCGCCTTCTTTGCTTATGTAATCTGTTGCGCCTGCATCAGCTTACTCTGCAGTATGCCTGTTTTAGCACAAAAATCTGATAGTATTTATTACAGCTCAAGAGCTAAGAAAGTAAATAGAACACCAACTATCAAAGCAAACATCCAATCTTACAAGCCTAGCTACAATGCTGGCTTAGGCTATCTTCCTTACAACAATTCTTTATTAAACGCCAAAGGCTCGATTAAGCAAGACAAAATTCTTTCGGTATCTAAGGTATATCCAAATCCGGTAGATGATCAGGTAAATGTGACTTTGAAACTTGATCGTGAGGGTGTAGTTTCCATTAAAATTATTGATTTACTGGGAAATGAAGTGATTACCCTAGCCAATGAACGCATGGTTTCTGGTGAACAAACTAAAAGCTTTACCATTCCTAATAAACTAAACAGCGGCATTTATTTTCTGCGCATAGTTTGTGGTGCAGAAACGATTGTAAAACGCATTTCTGTTATCTAATTCCCTTAAAATTCTGGTTTATTGCCTACCTATCTTTAGAGAGAAGGATTTAAAACTGTATTTTAATTTTTTTGTCTTAGAAACGTTATCAAATGGCTGTTATTTTCTTTTTTAGGGATATAAAGCTATTTTTACGAATCGTGCAAGAAGCATGATTGATAAGCCTTAATACGAAATGAAAGTGATTGCTATTGGACGCAACTATGCTGCGCACGCCAAAGAACTGAATAACCCACTGCCTGATGCTCCTGTAATTTTTCTAAAACCAGATACTGCTGTTTTAAAAGATAATAAACCTTTTTATTTACCTGATTTTTCTGCTGACATCCATTATGAGCTGGAAGTGGTACTTAAAGTTTGTAAGGAAGGTAAACATATTGCAGAGAAATTTGCCGGAAATTATTTTGATGAAGTAGGCCTGGGAATTGATTTTACAGCAAGGGACCTGCAAAGTAAATTTAAGGAAAAAGGGCTGCCCTGGGAATTGGCCAAAGCTTTTGACAACTCTGCCGCCATAAGTAAATTTGTACCTAAATCACAGTTTGAAGACATAAGTGCTTTACCTTTTAGCTTAAAAATTAATGACGAATTAAAGCAGGATGGCAACACCAATATGATGCTCTTTTCTTTTGAACAGATCATCTCTTTTGTATCTAAATACATTACCCTTAAAAAGGGAGACTTGATTTTTACCGGAACACCGGAGGGCGTTGGCAAAGTGTTTGCCGGCGATAAACTTGAGGCCTGGATAGCTGATGAGCAATTTTTAAATTTTGAGATCAAGTAACATTAATGCGCAAATTCATTTTATTTTTAGTAGCCGGTCTTTTATTTGTTGTAACGGTTAAAGGCCAGCAAATTTTTAGCAACAATAAATATCCTTTGGTAGACTTTAGGATGCCGATGGACATTAAGCCGCCTGCACTTGCAGGATCTTTTGGTGAGATTAGACCCAATCATTTCCATTCTGGAATTGATTTTAGAACCAACCAGCGTGAAGGTTATCCGGTGTATGCCATTGCCGATGGCTATATTTCCAGGCTTAGGGTGCAAAACAGTGGCTTTGGACAGGCTTTATACGTCAACCACGCTAATGGTTATACCAGTGTTTATGGTCACCTGCAACGTTTTAACCCTAAAATCGATCAGGTGGTAAAAGGCCTTCAATACAGTAAAAAAACTTTTGAACTGGATGAGTTTCCGCAGGCAACGCTAATTCCCGTACGAAAAGGTGATTTGATAGCTTACTCTGGTAACAGGGGAAGTTCTGGCGGTCCGCATTTACACTTTGAGATCAGGGATACCAAAACTGAAGCAACTATTAACCCTCAGCTGTTTGGCATTAATATTCCAGATAACATTAAACCTATAATTTACAGTTTATATGTTTACCGCTTAAATGGTAAGCCCTTTAACGAGTTCACCACGAAGGCTGGTTATACCTTAACGGGTACTGCTGCGGCTTATCGTTTGGCCCAGGGAAAATTAACACTGAACGGTGAATATGGCTTCGGAATTGTAACAACAGATAGGCACAATGGGCTTTCTGGCACCAATGGTGTATATGCCATACAATTGGAAGTTGACGGAAAACTGGTGTTTACCTCTGCTTTGGAGCGGTTTTTATTTGAAAACAGCAAAGCTGTTAATTCGCACATAGACTGGCCTGCTTACATCAACACTAAAAAAAGCATACAGAAAAGTTTTGTAGATCCAGGGAATCCGCTAGGCATTTACAGCAACCTGGTAAACAATGGACGGATAAACTTTACAGACGGCAAATTGCATGAGTTAAAATATACTGTTACGGATGCAAGTGGCAATGCAAGTACCCTCTCTTTTACGGTTCAGGCTGGTGATGGCGTAGTGGCTGAAAACAAAACCCCTTCCACTGGCTTAATTTTTCCCTACGGAAAGTTAAACGAGTACAGTGAGGCCGACTTTAAGGTGATTTTGCCTAAGGGTACTTTATACAATGATTTGAATTTTACGCATAAGATTTTGAAACCTGCATCAGCAGCCTCTGGAAATCAATACTCTGCGGTTTGTCAGATCCAGAACAACCTAACCCCTTTGCATACGGGTTTTGACTTATGGATTAAAGCTAATGCCAGTTTAGAACGTTATAAAGACAAAGCGCTTATGGTAAACACCAATGGTGCATCGCAAGGTGGCATATATGAAGATGGTTTCCTTAAGGCCAAACCTAAGACCTTTGGGAGCTTTTATATTGCCATAGATACGATTGCGCCTGTGATTGTGCCCTTAAATATTTCGGATGGAAAGCGCATGACAGGGATTAGTAAAATGTCTTTCAAAATAAGAGATAACCTTTCTGGTATCCAAAGTTTTAATGGCTATATTGACGGTGAATGGGTGCTGATGGAATTTGACACTAAAACCGCTACCTTGTGGCACACTTTTGATGAAAGGACCACTGCGGGAAAACATGAGCTGAAAATTGTAGTGACTGACATGAAAGACAATAGTAAAACTTATACCATAACATTTTATAAATAATATGAGTGAATTAAAAGAAGGTATGCAGGCTCCGGAATTTACCGCAGCAGACCAGGCTGGCCAGCCAATTTCTCTGGCACAATTTAAAGGCAAAACGGTAGTTTTATATTTTTATCCAAAAGACGATACCCCGGGCTGTACCGCAGAGGCTTGCGATTTCAGAGACAATTACCAGGGTTTACTGGCCAAAGGCATTACGGTACTTGGCGTGAGTGCAGATGACGAGAAATCTCACCTGAAATTTGCAACTAAACATAGTTTACCCTTTACATTGATAGCTGATACAGATAAAAAGATTGTAGAGGCTTACGGCGTTTGGGTAGAAAAAAATATGTATGGCAAAAAATACATGGGTATTAGTCGCAAAACCTTTATAATTGATGAAAATGGTTTTATAAAGCACATTATTGACAAGGTTGACACCAAAAATGCGACCGCACAGGTTTTGGATTTGATAAAATAAATTAACTTTGGTACGGTTGCAAAGGATCGGGAATGCACCGGCTGGTAACACCAGTAAACCAAATAAAAACTAATATTGCAACAAGTAGTAAATTATGATGAAACGTACGATTGAAGAATTAGAGGATATCGCTTCGCAGGTAAGAAGAGATATTGTAAGAATGGTTCATGGCTGCCAGTCCGGGCACCCTGGAGGATCATTAGGCTGTGCTGATTTTATGACAGCTTTATATTTTGAAGTGATGAACCACAATCCGGACTTTAAAATGGAAGGTAAAGGAGAAGATTTATTTTTCCTTTCTAACGGCCATATTTCTCCTGTATTTTACAGTGTACTGGCTAGATCTGGCTATTTTGATGTAGCTGAACTGGCTACTTTTAGAAAGTTAAACTCGAGGGTTCAGGGACACCCTACCACCCACGAAGGTTTACCAGGTATCCGTATTGCTTCTGGTTCATTAGGACAGGGCCTTTCTGTTGCCATTGGTGCGGCTTTGGCTAAAAAACTAAATAAAGACCTATCTCACGTTTTTGTGTTGCTTGGTGACGGTGAGTTACAGGAAGGCCAAAACTGGGAAGCGATTATGTTTGCTCCTTTTAACAAGGTTGACAATTTAATAGCATCCGTTGATTATAACGGTCAGCAAATTGACGGCCCTACAGAAAAAGTACTTTCGCTGGAAAGCTTACAAGCTAAATTTGAAGCTTTTGGATGGCATGTAATCACCTCTAACGGTAATGACATGGCTGATATTGTTAGGAACCTTGAATATGCAAAATCATTGCTTGGAAAAGGTAAGCCTGTTTTGAATTTAATGAGTACCATTATGGGTAACGGTGTTGACTTTATGATGGGATCGCACAAATGGCACGGTGTTGCCCCTAACGATGAGCAACTTGCCCTTGCAATTGCCCAATTAAAAACCACACATAAAGATTACTAGAACCGTGAGAAAAAAATTCCCATATACAGAAAAAAAAGATACCCGCTCTGGTTTTGGAGCAGGACTATTAGAAGCAGGAAAAAACAATCCTGAAGTTGTTGCCTTATGTGCAGATTTAGTAGGCTCTTTAAAAATGGATGCCTTTATTAAGGAATTTCCAGAGCGCTTTTTCCAGATTGGTATTGCTGAAGCCAATATGATTGGTATTGCTGCCGGTTTATCTATTTCTGGTAAGGTTCCTTTTACCGGAACGTTTGCCAACTTTTCTACCGGACGTGTATACGACCAAATCCGTCAATCTGTAGCTTATTCCGATAAAAATGTTAAGATTTGTGCATCGCACGCTGGTTTAACTTTAGGTGAAGATGGCGCTACGCACCAGATTTTGGAAGACATAGGCTTGATGAAGATGCTTCCTGGAATGACCGTAATTAACACTTGTGATTACAACCAGACTAAAGCAGCAACCATTGCTATTGCAGAACACCATGGCCCTGTTTATTTGCGTTTTGGACGCCCTGTGATCCCTGTATTTACAGATCCGGATCAAAAATTTGAGATTGGCAAAGCATGGATGGTAGATGAAGGTACTGATGTGACGATTGTTGCAACCGGACATATGGTATGGAAAGCAATTGAAGCTGGCGAGCAATTGGAAGCTTTAGGCATAAGTGCAGAAATTATTAACATACATACCATTAAACCGCTTGATGAAGAGGCTATTTTAACCTCTATTAAAAAAACAGGTTGTGTGGTAACTTGCGAAGAACACAATAAATTTGGTGGCCTGGG
The Pedobacter sp. MC2016-14 DNA segment above includes these coding regions:
- a CDS encoding fumarylacetoacetate hydrolase family protein; translation: MKVIAIGRNYAAHAKELNNPLPDAPVIFLKPDTAVLKDNKPFYLPDFSADIHYELEVVLKVCKEGKHIAEKFAGNYFDEVGLGIDFTARDLQSKFKEKGLPWELAKAFDNSAAISKFVPKSQFEDISALPFSLKINDELKQDGNTNMMLFSFEQIISFVSKYITLKKGDLIFTGTPEGVGKVFAGDKLEAWIADEQFLNFEIK
- the bcp gene encoding thioredoxin-dependent thiol peroxidase produces the protein MSELKEGMQAPEFTAADQAGQPISLAQFKGKTVVLYFYPKDDTPGCTAEACDFRDNYQGLLAKGITVLGVSADDEKSHLKFATKHSLPFTLIADTDKKIVEAYGVWVEKNMYGKKYMGISRKTFIIDENGFIKHIIDKVDTKNATAQVLDLIK
- a CDS encoding transketolase family protein; protein product: MRKKFPYTEKKDTRSGFGAGLLEAGKNNPEVVALCADLVGSLKMDAFIKEFPERFFQIGIAEANMIGIAAGLSISGKVPFTGTFANFSTGRVYDQIRQSVAYSDKNVKICASHAGLTLGEDGATHQILEDIGLMKMLPGMTVINTCDYNQTKAATIAIAEHHGPVYLRFGRPVIPVFTDPDQKFEIGKAWMVDEGTDVTIVATGHMVWKAIEAGEQLEALGISAEIINIHTIKPLDEEAILTSIKKTGCVVTCEEHNKFGGLGESVARLLSTELPSPQEFVAVNDSFGESGTPDQLMTKYGLDTVNIVEAAQKVIARKK
- a CDS encoding M23 family metallopeptidase yields the protein MRKFILFLVAGLLFVVTVKGQQIFSNNKYPLVDFRMPMDIKPPALAGSFGEIRPNHFHSGIDFRTNQREGYPVYAIADGYISRLRVQNSGFGQALYVNHANGYTSVYGHLQRFNPKIDQVVKGLQYSKKTFELDEFPQATLIPVRKGDLIAYSGNRGSSGGPHLHFEIRDTKTEATINPQLFGINIPDNIKPIIYSLYVYRLNGKPFNEFTTKAGYTLTGTAAAYRLAQGKLTLNGEYGFGIVTTDRHNGLSGTNGVYAIQLEVDGKLVFTSALERFLFENSKAVNSHIDWPAYINTKKSIQKSFVDPGNPLGIYSNLVNNGRINFTDGKLHELKYTVTDASGNASTLSFTVQAGDGVVAENKTPSTGLIFPYGKLNEYSEADFKVILPKGTLYNDLNFTHKILKPASAASGNQYSAVCQIQNNLTPLHTGFDLWIKANASLERYKDKALMVNTNGASQGGIYEDGFLKAKPKTFGSFYIAIDTIAPVIVPLNISDGKRMTGISKMSFKIRDNLSGIQSFNGYIDGEWVLMEFDTKTATLWHTFDERTTAGKHELKIVVTDMKDNSKTYTITFYK
- a CDS encoding transketolase; this translates as MKRTIEELEDIASQVRRDIVRMVHGCQSGHPGGSLGCADFMTALYFEVMNHNPDFKMEGKGEDLFFLSNGHISPVFYSVLARSGYFDVAELATFRKLNSRVQGHPTTHEGLPGIRIASGSLGQGLSVAIGAALAKKLNKDLSHVFVLLGDGELQEGQNWEAIMFAPFNKVDNLIASVDYNGQQIDGPTEKVLSLESLQAKFEAFGWHVITSNGNDMADIVRNLEYAKSLLGKGKPVLNLMSTIMGNGVDFMMGSHKWHGVAPNDEQLALAIAQLKTTHKDY